From one Saccharomyces cerevisiae S288C chromosome XVI, complete sequence genomic stretch:
- the ASN1 gene encoding asparagine synthase (glutamine-hydrolyzing) 1 (Asparagine synthetase; catalyzes the synthesis of L-asparagine from L-aspartate in the asparagine biosynthetic pathway; ASN1 has a paralog, ASN2, that arose from the whole genome duplication): MCGIFAAFRHEDVHRYKPKALQLSKRIRHRGPDWSGNAIKNSTIFVHERLAIVGVESGAQPITSSDGEYMLCVNGEIYNHIQLREECADYEFGTLSDCEPIIPMYLKHDIDAPKYLDGMFAWTLYDAKQDRIVAARDPIGITTLYMGRSSASPKTVYFASELKCLTDDCDTITAFPPGHVYDSKTDKITRYFTPDWLDEKRIPSTPIDYMAIRHSLEKAVRKRLMAEVPYGVLLSGGLDSSLIASIAARETAKATNDVEPSTYDSKARHLAGIDDDGKLHTAGWTSLHSFAIGLPNAPDLQAARKVAKFIGSIHHEHTFTLQEGLDALDDVIYHLETYDVTTIRASTPMFLLSRKIKAQGVKMVLSGEGSDEIFGGYLYFAQAPSAAEFHTESVQRVKNLHLADCLRANKSTMAWGLEARVPFLDREFLQLCMNIDPNEKMIKPKEGRIEKYILRKAFDTTGEPDAKPYLPEEILWRQKEQFSDGVGYSWIDGLKDTAEAVISDEMFASPKAEWGSDIPTTKEAFWYRLKFDALFPQKTVADTVMRWIPKADWGCAEDPSGRYAQIHEKHIE, from the coding sequence ATGTGTGGTATTTTCGCCGCTTTCAGGCACGAAGACGTGCATAGATATAAGCCAAAGGCTCTACAACtatcaaaaagaatcaGACACCGTGGTCCAGATTGGTCCGGTAATGCTATCAAGAACTCCACTATATTTGTTCATGAAAGACTAGCCATTGTCGGTGTGGAATCCGGTGCTCAACCAATTACTTCTTCAGACGGAGAGTACATGCTATGTGTTAACGGTGAAATCTACAACCACATTCAATTAAGAGAAGAATGCGCAGACTACGAGTTTGGAACACTGAGTGACTGTGAGCCTATCATCCCAATGTACTTAAAGCACGATATCGACGCTCCTAAGTACTTGGATGGTATGTTTGCTTGGACTCTTTACGACGCTAAACAAGATCGTATTGTGGCAGCCAGAGACCCAATCGGTATTACGACATTATATATGGGACGCTCTTCCGCTTCTCCAAAGACCGTTTATTTTGCATCCGAACTAAAATGTTTGACTGACGACTGTGACACTATCACTGCATTCCCACCGGGCCACGTATACGATTCTAAGACTGACAAGATCACCCGTTACTTCACACCAGATTGGCTGGACGAAAAACGCATTCCTTCCACCCCAATAGATTACATGGCAATTAGACACTCCTTAGAAAAAGCCGTTAGAAAGAGATTAATGGCCGAAGTCCCATACGGTGTTCTATTGTCGGGTGGTTTGGACTCCTCTTTAATCGCTTCCATTGCTGCCCGTGAAACTGCAAAGGCCACTAACGATGTCGAACCATCAACTTACGATAGTAAGGCAAGACATCTAGCAGGTATCGACGATGACGGTAAGCTACACACTGCTGGTTGGACAAGTCTCCATTCCTTTGCCATCGGTTTACCAAATGCTCCAGATTTGCAAGCCGCAAGAAAGGTTGCCAAATTCATCGGCTCTATTCATCATGAACACACCTTTACATTACAAGAAGGTTTGGATGCTTTGGACGACGTGATCTACCATTTGGAAACTTACGACGTTACCACTATCAGAGCTTCCACTCCAATGTTCTTACTATCCAGAAAGATTAAGGCCCAAGGGGTCAAGATGGTTCTTTCCGGTGAAGGTTCCGATGAAATCTTCGGTGGTTATCTATATTTCGCACAAGCTCCTTCTGCGGCAGAATTTCACACTGAATCCGTGCAACGTGTCAAGAACTTGCATTTGGCAGATTGTTTGAGAGCTAACAAGTCTACGATGGCTTGGGGTCTAGAAGCTCGTGTTCCATTCTTAGACAGAGAATTTTTGCAATTGTGTATGAACATCGATCCAAATGAAAAGATGATTAAACCAAAGGAAGGACGTATTGAAAAGTACATTCTAAGGAAGGCATTCGACACCACAGGAGAACCAGATGCTAAGCCATATTTaccagaagaaattttatggagacaaaaagaacaattttCCGACGGTGTTGGTTACTCCTGGATCGACGGATTAAAAGATACCGCCGAAGCAGTCATTTCAGATGAAATGTTTGCCAGTCCAAAGGCCGAATGGGGTAGTGACATTCCAACCACAAAAGAGGCTTTCTGGTACAGACTAAAATTCGATGCTTTGTTCCCTCAAAAGACCGTGGCTGACACCGTTATGAGATGGATTCCAAAGGCCGACTGGGGTTGTGCTGAAGATCCTTCTGGTAGATATGCCCAAATTCATGAAAAACATATCGAATAA
- a CDS encoding uncharacterized protein (hypothetical protein), with protein MSTAFRKIKLIFKKSDSQYPQNYRAEIKSRNKNTVITRHDLLIAHEMKQRASLERSNSIRNLQSQGKRRSDSKESRKL; from the coding sequence ATGAGCACTGCCttcagaaaaataaaactaatATTTAAGAAAAGTGATAGTCAATATCCGCAAAACTATCGAGCGGAAATTAAATCAAGAAATAAGAATACAGTAATAACAAGGCACGATCTACTAATTGCACACGAAATGAAACAAAGGGCGTCGCTAGAGAGGAGCAATTCGATTAGGAATCTTCAGTCACAAGGTAAAAGGAGATCAGATTCAAAAGAATCTCGAAAATTGTAA
- a CDS encoding bifunctional triacylglycerol lipase/ester hydrolase (Bifunctional triacylglycerol lipase and short chain ester hydrolase; null mutant results in the accumulation of both triacylglycerol and fatty acids derived from neutral lipids and phospholipids as well as an increase in the quantity of lipid droplets; contains an alpha/beta hydrolase domain with a conserved GXSXG lipase motif; localizes to lipid droplets; GFP-fusion protein localizes to the cytoplasm and is induced in response to the DNA-damaging agent MMS) translates to MTVKEYTKSKLPCSILNIKPTVTKSGEDAPLLVWIPGNPGLLYYYQEMLHHLHLKHPDWEILGISHAGMTLNAHSNTPIFSLQDQVDHQVEVINNFSCKNRKIIIMGHSVGAYIVQKVCLSNKLVGSVQKVGLVTPTVMDIHTSEMGIKMTAALRYIPPLAHVVSLFSYIFFYWILSEGFSRFIIDKFMGCGSTGYQAVLSTRIFLTHRQFVRQSLGLAAQEMEEITTNWEFQDRFINYCEENGISIWFLFSSNDHWVSGKTRSHLSDYYKDKVKQERLKIDVTDKIPHSFVVKHAEYAINAFF, encoded by the coding sequence ATGACTGTAAAAGAGTATACTAAATCGAAGTTGCCATGCTCGATATTGAATATCAAACCTACAGTCACTAAAAGTGGCGAGGATGCGCCTCTTCTAGTATGGATCCCTGGTAATCCTGGGCTTTTATACTATTATCAAGAAATGCTACATCATCTACACTTGAAGCACCCAGATTGGGAAATTCTTGGCATATCCCATGCCGGAATGACATTGAACGCTCATTCTAATACACcgatattttctttacaaGATCAAGTAGATCATCAGGTAGAGGTAATTAACAATTTCTCATGCAAGAACAGgaaaattattattatggGACATTCGGTTGGGGCATACATCGTACAAAAAGTATGCCTTTCTAACAAACTGGTTGGCTCCGTACAAAAAGTTGGTCTCGTTACACCAACTGTGATGGACATTCACACCTCTGAGATGGGTATCAAAATGACAGCGGCACTTCGTTATATTCCACCATTGGCTCATGTGGTATCATTGTTCAgttatattttcttttattggATCTTATCAGAAGGGTTTTCAAGAtttattattgataaatttatGGGCTGTGGAAGTACTGGTTATCAGGCAGTACTATCtacaagaatttttttgactCATAGGCAGTTTGTTCGTCAATCTCTAGGATTAGCTGCCCAGGAGATGGAAGAAATAACTACGAACTGGGAGTTTCAAGATAGATTTATCAATTATTGCGAAGAGAACGGAATTTCTATTTGGTTTCTCTTCAGTAGCAACGACCATTGGGTTTCTGGTAAGACCAGATCACATTTGTCGGATTATTATAAGGATAAAGTCAAGCAGGAACGCTTAAAAATTGATGTCACTGACAAAATACCTCATTCATTTGTAGTAAAACATGCAGAATATGCTATcaatgcatttttttag
- a CDS encoding uncharacterized protein (hypothetical protein; may interact with ribosomes, based on co-purification experiments; green fluorescent protein (GFP)-fusion protein localizes to the cytoplasm in a punctate pattern) has product MSGYFSGFSLNKITDSIATAAHKTQDTLNNALANANVNLNDPQTRLSIKSRTRFVQESLGTVSDISKLPPQYQFLEKKSDSLEKVCKRILLVSKTFEVEGYDYPPNLTESISDWWSLNKDGWFGSKKSESSTKKKGSNHDDAFLPRSFAQAISKAAVDCECEFQNLEHNEKAELKKKKESIKTAQTTEAQGADHNEEDEEDEEDEEDDEDLSNLIKVFDSWSTCYKNIDEGKAEMDSMMVKEFNKKLETLINQDFKKVHDLRKKVEESRLKFDTMRYEVKAKEAELEAKKAEATGEAHSKDVSAKDISANTTTSFDETPSTEDEKPKSEGAEEESKKEANEPTVDDVADRKEDLKSNKVNDEPPIEESEDNKLLEKLEDEFVSNTTAAVETMEEITDSSEILGLIKLFQNFQLVYFRQCVQEVEANLKVLNGLEI; this is encoded by the coding sequence ATGTCTGGTTATTTTTCAGGGTTTTCTCTAAACAAGATCACCGATTCAATTGCCACCGCTGCTCACAAGACCCAAGACACTTTGAACAATGCATTAGCAAATGCAAATGTAAACTTAAATGACCCTCAAACAAGACTATCAATCAAATCGCGAACTAGATTTGTTCAGGAATCATTGGGTACTGTATCAGATATAAGTAAATTACCACCACAGTACCAATtcttggagaaaaaaagtgattCCTTAGAGAAGGTATGTAAAAGGATTCTACTGGTGTCCAAAACGTTCGAAGTAGAGGGCTACGACTATCCACCAAATTTAACGGAGAGTATTTCGGATTGGTGGTCTCTCAATAAAGATGGCTGGTTTGGCTCTAAAAAATCCGAAAGTtccactaaaaaaaagggatCTAACCATGACGATGCTTTTTTGCCAAGGTCTTTTGCTCAAGCCATCTCAAAAGCCGCTGTTGACTGCGAATgtgaatttcaaaatttagaaCACAACGAAAAGGCAGaactaaagaagaaaaaggagtCTATCAAAACTGCACAGACAACGGAAGCTCAGGGTGCCGACcataatgaagaagacgaggaagatgaagaagatgaagaagatgatgaagatttgTCTAATTTGATCAAAGTTTTCGATTCGTGGTCGACATGCTATAAAAATATCGATGAAGGGAAGGCAGAGATGGATTCTATGATGGTCAAGgaattcaacaaaaaattagaaacatTAATAAACCAAGACTTCAAGAAGGTCCATGACCTGCGCAAAAAAGTGGAAGAATCAAGACTCAAATTTGATACAATGCGTTATGAAGTCAAAGCAAAAGAAGCAGAGTTAGAGGCGAAAAAAGCTGAAGCCACAGGAGAAGCACATAGCAAGGATGTTAGCGCAAAGGACATTAGCGCAAACACTACCACCTCTTTTGACGAAACGCCTTCTACCGAGGATGAAAAGCCAAAATCAGAGGGTGCCGAAGAggaatcaaagaaagaagcgAATGAGCCTACTGTTGATGACGTTGCTgatagaaaagaagatttaAAGAGTAACAAAGTAAATGATGAGCCACCGATTGAAGAATCTGAGGATAATAAATTACTGGAAAAACTGGAGGATGAATTTGTCTCCAATACTACAGCAGCAGTGGAAACAATGGAAGAAATCACTGACAGTTCTGAAATTCTGGGCTTGATAAAACTGTTCCAGAATTTCCAGTTGGTTTACTTTAGACAATGTGTCCAAGAAGTGGAGGCAAACCTTAAAGTTCTAAATGGTTTGGAAATTTAG